The sequence ATCACTTTTGGAGAACATCGCCCGCACGGTGGTCAAAAGTGCTCAAGCCCTCGCTCCGATCAAAACGGGCGAGTTTCTCACCTCCCCATAGATCGTTCACATCTTTCGTCTTCGGGAATGTCCTTTTCTTGTTTTTCCAATTAAAGCAGGCCGACATGGTGGGAAGAAGACTCAATCGCACAGGCGAAAGCCTATCACAAGGGTTGAATTGTCTGATCACAGTACGATTCGGAAGTTTTATAAGTGGTGCGCTCGGAGGAATTCGAATCCCCGACCTACAGGACCGCAACCTGTTGCTCTATCCAGCTGAGCTACGAGCGCATGGAAGATATAAAAGAGGCGAAATTGTAGCGAAGAATCCTTTGATTTAGCCTAAAAGGATCTCCGCCGCCGCCTCGATTGAGATGCAGGGCTTTTGATCGCCCCATTGCATATCTTTGAGTGTGACCACCCCTTGCTTGAGCTCATCCTCACCGATCACCGCGACATAGGGGTGTCCCTTGCTATTGGCATAGGCCAGCGACCTCTTTGGCTTCACCGCCTCAGGGTAGACCTCGCTCTTGATTCCAAGAGTGCGTAGCCTCTCCGCCACCTTGTAACTATAGGCGAGCTGCGATTCCTCCATGCACGCCACCAAAACCTGCGCCGAAGTCCCCCGCCCCTCAAGCAACCCCAGCTCCTCAAGCGCAGCGAGCAGTCTATCCACGCCAATAGAGGCTCCCACGCCACTCATGCGCTCTTTGGAGAAGCTCTGCGTGAGATTATCGTATCTTCCCCCTGAGCAGACGCTACCAATACTAGGGAGTGCATCTAGCGTCGTCTCATAGACGATTCCTGTGTAGTATCCAAGCCCTCTAGCGATAGAAAAGTTGATCTTGTAGCATGCCCTGTCCATCTCTAGCGTATCCAAGATCGCATAGAGCGCTCTCATTTCGCCCATTCCCTCTCGGAGCGAATCGCTGAGCCCCTCATAAGAAGCCACCTTGGCAAAAAACTCCTCGCTACTCCTCTCTTGCTTCAAAGAGGTGAATCCCAAGATTCCTCTAGCGCTCTCTTGACTCAACCCAAGCTCCTCAACAAGCTCCTTGATCACGCTCTCTTCGCCAATCTTATCGAGCTTATCGATAATACGCAAAACATCACTCGTTTGCTCTTTGACCCCAAAATAGTCGCAGATTCCATTGAGGATTTTGCGATTATTCATCGAGATAGTGAAACGCTCAATACCAAGAGCCTTGAGAGAGGCATAGATCACCTGGATAATCTCTGCATCGCTTCCAATGGATTCGCTCCCGATAAAGTCAAAGTCACATTGAGTGAATTCACGATAGCGACCCCTCTGCGCTCGTTCTCCACGGAAAACATTCCCAATAGCATAGCGCTTAAAGGGAAGTCCTAGCGCATTGCGATGCTGAGAGATGAAACGAGCCAAAGGCACGGTCTGATCAAATCTAAGTGCTACATCCCTTCCGCCATGATCGAAAAATCGATAGAGCTCTTTTTGAATTTCATCACTCCCCTGCTTCACAAGTATCTCTGCATACTCTAGATGGGGCGTCTCGATGGGCACGAACCCAAACCCTTCAAAAACTTCGCTCACTGTGCGCAAAAGCCGACTTTTCGCCATTGCCTCTTGGGGAAGTCGATCTTTAAAGCCACTCAGCGTTCTTGGGGTGATCAATGCCTGCTCTTTCATGTCTCTCCAATGGGTTTGAAATCCCCTATTTTAGCGCCCTAAAGGTAAAAATTGTATAATTTGGCAAACACACGAAGGTCATCCATGAAGATTTTGGTTAGGCTTCCCACCTGGCTTGGAGATGCCGTGATGGCGACCCCAGCCTTGGAGCTCCTGCATGATCGCTTCCCTCACGCCCAATTCACCTACATCGGCTCCCCTGTCTCGTGCGCTCTTTTTGAGCGAGATTCTAGAGTATCGCGCCTCATTGTCGATGATAGCAAAAAGGCCAAAAGCCGTCTCAAAGGGATTCTTCATATCGCCAGACGCGCTGGCAGACATGATATCGCCCTCACTTTTCAAAACAACTTCCTCTCCGCCCTGCTCCTCTTTCTCACCCGCACCCCAAGGCGCCTTGGTTATGCTAAAGAGTGGCGCTCTTTTTTGCTGAGCGATTCCCTCCAGACCCCCTCTTCGCTTCATCAGGTGGAGCGCTACGCCAAACTTCTTGAGCCACTCATCGGCGCTCTTAGCGAGATTCCCTCCCTCAATATCACCCACCAGCCCCGCCCCAAGCCCCTCCCTGTTCCCAAACTTATCGGAATCAACCCTGGAGCCGCCTATGGAAGTGCAAAGCGATGGCCAGAGGCGCATTTTGCTCACCTCATCTCTTCGCTCCTCCAAGAGGGCTATGGAGTGATGCTTTTCGGAGGTGAGGGCGAGAGAGAGGGGAATGAGCGCATCTTGCGATCTCTTGAGCCCTCCCCCCTGCTTCTAGACCTCACCGCCCAGACTGACCTTAGCCAACTTATCGATGTGATTGGCACGCTTGATCTCTTCATCACCAACGATAGTGGCCCCATGCATCTAGCTTGCGCACTTGGGATTCCCCTCATCGCCCTCTTTGGACCCACTGATTCCAAAGAGACTTCACCATGGAAGCCCATGAGCGAGACCCTGCTCCTCTCCAAGCACCTTCCCTGCGCCCCATGCAAAAAGCGCATCTGCCCCCTTGGGCATCATCACTGCATGACCCTCCTCGCCCCTCAAGAGGTTTTGGCGGCTGCCTCTCAAGTGTTAGGAGATTCTTAACCATTTCACGCTAAAGTAATCCAAAAAACAGGAGAGATTCTCATGAAGAAGAGTTTTGAAGTGATGAATGTGAAGTGCGGAGGTTGCGCCAATCGCGTCAAAGAAGCGCTGAAAGAGGAGTTTGGAGAAGTCGAAGTGGATGTGGAGCAAAAGAGTCTCACCCTAGAGATCGAAGACGCCCAAGAAGAGGCACTGAAAAAAAAGCTCAAAGAGCTTGGCTATCCCGTGGTAGGTGATGAGAACGGATTCTTCACCAAGGCCAAGAGCTTCATCTCCTGCGCCATTGGCAAAGCCCAAAGCTAAGAATCCTTTTCGATTCTTAGCGTTTTTTCAAAATCTCCGCGATCAAAAAGGCAAGTTCAAGCGCCTGAGTCGCATTCAATCTTGGGTCGCACTGCGTGTTGTAATTGCACGCTAGACCCTCTTCGGTGATCTTTTGGCTTCCACCGATGCACTCTGTTACATCCTGACCCGTCATCTCTAGGTGAATTCCCCCCGCATAGGTGCCTTCTGCCTTGTGAATATCAAAGAACGAGCGCACTTCAGAGAGGACTTGATTGAAGGCTCTAGTCTTGTAGCCACTGCTGGCTTTGACCGTGTTGCCATGCATGGGGTCAATACTCCACAGCACCTTGCGTCCTTCCTCTTTGATGATTCTAAGGAGTGCAGGAAGCTTTTCACCGATCTTTTCAGCGCCCATCCTCACGATGAAATTCAATCGCCCTGCCTCATTGAGGGGATTGAGAATGTCACAGATTCCAAGAAGCTCCTCTTTGGTTGCGCCAGGCCCAACCTTCACGCCCACAGGATTGTTAACCCCTCGTAAAAACTCCATGTGCGCGCCCTCTAGCTCTCTAGTGCGCTCTCCAATCCAAAGCATATGCGCCGAGCAGTCATACCAGTCGCCTGTAAGACTATCTTTTCTCGTGAGTGCCTCTTCGTAGTTGAGCAAAAGGGCTTCGTGAGAAGTATAAAACTCCGTCTCATGGAGCATGGGAGTGGTGGCTGAGGTGATTCCGCACGCCTCCATAAAAGAGAGCGTCTCTGTGATGCGATCGCAGAGGGCTTGATACCTCTCTCCAAACGAGCTCTCAATAAAGCCTAGATTCCAGCGATGCACCTCGTGCAAATCTGCCAATCCCCCTTGGGCAAAGGCACGAATGAGATTCAGGGTAGCCGCAGATTGGTTGTAGGCCTTGAGCATTCGCTTGGGATTGGGCTCACGCGCCTCAGGAGTGAACTCTATGCTATTGATAATATCTCCGCGATAGCTGGGTAAGCTCACGCCATCCATCACCTCTTCATCACTTGACCTTGGCTTGGCAAACTGCCCCGCCAAGCGCCCCACTTTGACGATCGGGCAGCTCCCCGCAAAGGTCAAAACCACCGCCATTTGCAAAATCACTTTGAACATATCGCGGATGTTGATCGCATTGAACTCCGAAAAACTCTCCGCGCAATCACCCCCTTGGAGCAAAAACGCTCGCCCCTCCGTCACATCAGCAAGTCGCTTTTTGAGCGATCTAGCCTCTCCAGCGAAGACCAAAGGGGGATACTGCTTAAGCTCGCGCTCAATATTCTTTAGATGCTCTCTATCTTTATAGGTTGGTTGCTGGCGGATAGGCTTCTCTCTCCAGCTTTGCGGATTCCACTCGTTTTGCATTGATTGATTCACTCCAAAATTGTTTCGTTATTTTCCGACATACATCTGTCGGGGACGCGTGATTTTGACATTGGGCTCTTGAAGCAGCTCTAAAACTTGCCCACACCACCCAGGCATCCTTCCGATGGCGAAAATGGGCGTGAACATGCTCTTTGGAATCTTAAGCGCTGTGAGGATGATTCCTGAGTAGAAATCAACATTGGGGTAGAGACTCCTGGAGAGAAAATATTCATCTTGCGTCGCCACCTCTTCGATCTTCTCGGCAATCTCCACGAGGCGCTGATTCATCTTGACCCCTTTTTGGTCTAGATCGTCTTTGAGTTTTCTGAGAATTCTAGCCCTTGGATCATAGCTCTTATAGACTCGATGGCCAAAGCCCATCAATCTAAAGGAGTCGTTTTTGTCTTTGGCTTTGGCAATGTAGCGATCAACATTTTTAACATCGCCAATCATCTCAAGCTGATCCATAACCGATTCGTTCGCCCCTCCATGAGCCTTGCCCCAAAGTGCGCTCAAGCCCGCTGATAGAGCCGCATAGGGGTGGACTCCCGTACTAGCAACATTGCGCACTGTGGCC comes from Wolinella succinogenes DSM 1740 and encodes:
- a CDS encoding class II 3-deoxy-7-phosphoheptulonate synthase, producing MQNEWNPQSWREKPIRQQPTYKDREHLKNIERELKQYPPLVFAGEARSLKKRLADVTEGRAFLLQGGDCAESFSEFNAINIRDMFKVILQMAVVLTFAGSCPIVKVGRLAGQFAKPRSSDEEVMDGVSLPSYRGDIINSIEFTPEAREPNPKRMLKAYNQSAATLNLIRAFAQGGLADLHEVHRWNLGFIESSFGERYQALCDRITETLSFMEACGITSATTPMLHETEFYTSHEALLLNYEEALTRKDSLTGDWYDCSAHMLWIGERTRELEGAHMEFLRGVNNPVGVKVGPGATKEELLGICDILNPLNEAGRLNFIVRMGAEKIGEKLPALLRIIKEEGRKVLWSIDPMHGNTVKASSGYKTRAFNQVLSEVRSFFDIHKAEGTYAGGIHLEMTGQDVTECIGGSQKITEEGLACNYNTQCDPRLNATQALELAFLIAEILKKR
- a CDS encoding heavy-metal-associated domain-containing protein, producing the protein MKKSFEVMNVKCGGCANRVKEALKEEFGEVEVDVEQKSLTLEIEDAQEEALKKKLKELGYPVVGDENGFFTKAKSFISCAIGKAQS
- the hisS gene encoding histidine--tRNA ligase; amino-acid sequence: MKEQALITPRTLSGFKDRLPQEAMAKSRLLRTVSEVFEGFGFVPIETPHLEYAEILVKQGSDEIQKELYRFFDHGGRDVALRFDQTVPLARFISQHRNALGLPFKRYAIGNVFRGERAQRGRYREFTQCDFDFIGSESIGSDAEIIQVIYASLKALGIERFTISMNNRKILNGICDYFGVKEQTSDVLRIIDKLDKIGEESVIKELVEELGLSQESARGILGFTSLKQERSSEEFFAKVASYEGLSDSLREGMGEMRALYAILDTLEMDRACYKINFSIARGLGYYTGIVYETTLDALPSIGSVCSGGRYDNLTQSFSKERMSGVGASIGVDRLLAALEELGLLEGRGTSAQVLVACMEESQLAYSYKVAERLRTLGIKSEVYPEAVKPKRSLAYANSKGHPYVAVIGEDELKQGVVTLKDMQWGDQKPCISIEAAAEILLG
- the waaF gene encoding lipopolysaccharide heptosyltransferase II codes for the protein MKILVRLPTWLGDAVMATPALELLHDRFPHAQFTYIGSPVSCALFERDSRVSRLIVDDSKKAKSRLKGILHIARRAGRHDIALTFQNNFLSALLLFLTRTPRRLGYAKEWRSFLLSDSLQTPSSLHQVERYAKLLEPLIGALSEIPSLNITHQPRPKPLPVPKLIGINPGAAYGSAKRWPEAHFAHLISSLLQEGYGVMLFGGEGEREGNERILRSLEPSPLLLDLTAQTDLSQLIDVIGTLDLFITNDSGPMHLACALGIPLIALFGPTDSKETSPWKPMSETLLLSKHLPCAPCKKRICPLGHHHCMTLLAPQEVLAAASQVLGDS